Proteins found in one Nocardia brasiliensis ATCC 700358 genomic segment:
- a CDS encoding alpha/beta fold hydrolase, whose product MSALHTYRFGPATGPVVLALHGVTGHGKRWADLAANHLPEVRIIAPDLRGHGRSSTRPPWTFEAVADDLAELLTAAGGQPVTVVGHSFGGASAVYLAQRHPELVRQLVLLDPAIGLAPEFVGDIAESLVAEPDYESVARAREDKLASSWADVAPHILAAELTEHLVPTAHGRFGWRMSVPAVASYWGQLARPYVLPPRELPTVLVQATKVQPPFVTPEFRAALTAHLGDRLTVHEWECDHMVPQELPAQTAALIRSVL is encoded by the coding sequence GTGTCAGCTCTTCATACCTACCGATTCGGCCCGGCTACCGGACCGGTCGTCTTGGCCCTGCACGGCGTGACCGGCCACGGCAAACGCTGGGCGGACCTGGCCGCCAATCACCTCCCCGAGGTCCGGATCATCGCACCCGACCTGCGTGGACACGGCCGGTCGAGCACGCGCCCGCCGTGGACCTTCGAAGCCGTCGCCGATGATCTGGCCGAATTGCTGACCGCCGCTGGCGGGCAGCCGGTGACCGTGGTCGGGCACTCTTTCGGCGGGGCGTCGGCGGTGTATCTGGCGCAACGTCACCCGGAACTGGTCCGGCAGCTGGTGCTGCTGGATCCGGCGATCGGCCTCGCACCCGAATTCGTCGGCGATATCGCCGAATCGCTCGTGGCCGAGCCCGACTACGAGTCCGTGGCGCGCGCCCGCGAGGACAAGCTGGCGTCCTCGTGGGCCGACGTGGCGCCGCACATCCTGGCGGCCGAACTCACCGAGCACCTGGTGCCCACGGCGCACGGCCGGTTCGGCTGGCGGATGAGCGTGCCCGCGGTCGCCTCGTATTGGGGTCAGCTGGCCCGGCCCTATGTGCTGCCTCCTCGCGAGCTGCCGACCGTGCTGGTGCAGGCGACGAAGGTGCAGCCGCCGTTCGTCACCCCGGAGTTCCGCGCCGCGCTCACCGCCCACCTGGGCGACCGGCTCACCGTGCACGAGTGGGAGTGCGATCACATGGTGCCGCAAGAACTTCCGGCCCAGACAGCCGCACTGATCCGCTCGGTGCTCTGA
- a CDS encoding MGMT family protein, which yields MATTDAEVERVRALVASIPPGRVATYGDIAAAAGLSTPRTVGWIMRTDAADLPWHRVLGASGRPAAHLAERQLRLLAAEGTPVRDGRVDLRAARFPFP from the coding sequence GTGGCCACCACGGACGCCGAGGTCGAGCGGGTGCGCGCGCTGGTCGCGTCGATCCCGCCCGGCCGCGTCGCCACCTACGGCGATATCGCCGCGGCCGCAGGGTTGTCCACGCCGCGCACGGTCGGCTGGATCATGCGCACCGACGCGGCCGACCTGCCCTGGCACCGGGTGCTCGGCGCGAGCGGCAGGCCCGCCGCGCATCTGGCCGAGCGCCAGCTGCGCCTGCTCGCGGCGGAGGGCACGCCGGTGCGGGACGGCCGAGTCGACCTGCGGGCGGCGCGTTTTCCGTTCCCCTAG
- a CDS encoding VOC family protein has protein sequence MSTRLACVVFDADRPRFVADFWAELLGWGVTIERPEGVDVAAPDPDGAELALTFAPATRTKNAKNRIHLDLASRSIDHQRLQVDRALSLGARRIDIGQGAVPWVVLADPEGNEFCVLEPREEYVDTGAVAAIVVDTRDPVRLAEFWSAASGWPVAHGGAQIAGLRSPTGLGSWLEFVRSPEEKSGRNLLHLDLASYDDQAVELARLRAAGATPIAHTGASLGSVPSLTLADPETNEFCLLRPARDRSTA, from the coding sequence ATGTCCACCCGCCTGGCGTGTGTCGTGTTCGATGCAGACCGGCCGCGGTTCGTCGCGGACTTCTGGGCCGAGCTGCTGGGGTGGGGCGTGACCATCGAGCGTCCGGAGGGAGTGGACGTCGCGGCGCCCGACCCCGACGGTGCCGAACTCGCGCTCACCTTCGCGCCCGCGACCCGAACGAAGAACGCCAAGAACCGCATTCACCTCGATCTCGCCAGCCGCTCGATCGATCATCAACGGCTGCAGGTCGATCGGGCGTTGTCGCTGGGCGCGCGCCGGATCGACATCGGCCAGGGCGCGGTGCCCTGGGTGGTGCTCGCCGATCCGGAGGGCAACGAGTTCTGCGTGCTGGAACCGCGGGAGGAGTACGTGGACACCGGCGCGGTGGCCGCCATCGTGGTGGACACCCGGGATCCCGTGCGGCTGGCCGAATTCTGGTCCGCCGCGTCCGGCTGGCCGGTCGCGCACGGCGGCGCGCAGATCGCGGGCCTGCGTTCGCCGACCGGGCTCGGCTCCTGGCTCGAGTTCGTCCGCTCGCCGGAGGAGAAGTCCGGTCGCAATCTGCTGCACCTGGATCTGGCTTCCTACGACGACCAGGCGGTCGAACTCGCCCGGCTGCGCGCCGCGGGCGCGACACCCATCGCGCACACCGGCGCGAGCCTCGGCTCGGTGCCGAGCCTGACCCTCGCCGACCCGGAGACCAACGAGTTCTGTCTGCTGCGCCCGGCCCGCGACCGCTCGACCGCCTAG
- a CDS encoding NTP transferase domain-containing protein, with product MTAADAIVLAGGRASRMGGVDKPAIVIGGRSMLDAALVAVTGCAHTVVVGPHRPELPESIRQVREVPPGSGPVSAIGAGLRALGSAAPFVVVLAADLPFLTAWSITELLRHAGESGADAVFAADDSGRPQYLIGVWRRTALTAALDRLDSLINQPMKALIPADSAIIPLPGVADCDTDEQVRLARESVAQPPAAALALAAARTELRTGLTRLTSYVADLRAVRGAALAAPLTAAGPLPRFDVSAMDGYAVAGAGPWRLRRDIGFAGGQRPVGLLPGEAVRIATGAHVPDGTTGVVRDEFIEIDGDQLHRLPDTPLRDDIRRRGEDREPGDLVAPQGTPVTSALISAAASVEVTAAPVRGPVRARIVMTGDEIRNKGPLHAGQTRDSIGPILPELLSWYGIHAVDRVHLRDTPNGFDEVLAAAAECDLLVIVGATGGGAADQLRTAVARAQARILVHRLRLRPGGSTLVAELPSGTTVLGLPGNPYAAVATLLALAPAVVDGRTGSTPGRTQFGPLHNAGEISGPVPRIVPARYADAGGWLGDPHIRTAHLGGLVDRDGLVVVPAEAADGATVEFLPLPR from the coding sequence GTGACCGCCGCCGACGCGATCGTGCTCGCCGGTGGGCGGGCGAGCCGGATGGGCGGTGTCGACAAACCCGCGATCGTCATCGGCGGCCGCTCCATGCTCGACGCCGCCTTGGTGGCCGTCACCGGCTGCGCGCACACGGTGGTGGTGGGTCCGCACCGGCCCGAGCTGCCGGAGTCGATTCGGCAGGTGCGTGAGGTGCCACCCGGGTCGGGGCCGGTGTCGGCGATCGGCGCGGGGCTGCGCGCGCTCGGTTCGGCCGCGCCGTTCGTCGTCGTGCTCGCCGCGGATCTGCCGTTCCTGACCGCCTGGTCGATCACCGAATTGCTCAGGCACGCCGGAGAATCCGGGGCCGACGCGGTCTTCGCGGCGGACGACTCGGGGCGGCCGCAGTATCTGATCGGAGTGTGGCGGCGCACCGCGCTCACCGCCGCGCTCGATCGGCTGGATTCGCTGATCAACCAACCGATGAAAGCGTTGATCCCCGCCGACTCAGCGATCATCCCGCTCCCCGGCGTCGCCGACTGCGACACCGACGAGCAGGTGCGGCTGGCCCGCGAGTCGGTGGCCCAGCCACCCGCGGCAGCACTCGCGCTGGCCGCGGCGCGCACCGAGTTGCGCACCGGGCTCACCCGGCTGACCAGCTACGTAGCCGATCTACGCGCGGTGCGCGGGGCCGCGCTCGCCGCGCCGTTGACCGCGGCCGGTCCACTGCCCCGTTTCGACGTCTCGGCAATGGACGGCTACGCGGTGGCGGGTGCGGGCCCGTGGCGGTTGCGCCGCGATATCGGCTTCGCCGGCGGCCAGCGCCCGGTCGGCTTGCTGCCGGGCGAGGCGGTGCGCATCGCCACCGGCGCGCACGTGCCGGACGGCACCACCGGCGTGGTACGCGACGAATTCATCGAGATCGACGGGGACCAGCTGCACCGACTACCGGACACCCCGCTCCGCGACGATATCCGCCGCCGCGGCGAGGATCGCGAACCCGGGGATCTTGTTGCGCCGCAGGGCACTCCGGTCACCTCGGCGTTGATCTCGGCGGCCGCGAGCGTGGAGGTGACCGCCGCGCCGGTGCGCGGCCCGGTGCGCGCCCGCATCGTCATGACCGGCGACGAGATCCGCAACAAGGGCCCGCTGCACGCGGGCCAGACCCGGGACTCGATCGGGCCGATCCTGCCGGAGCTGTTGTCCTGGTACGGGATTCACGCCGTCGATCGGGTGCACCTGCGCGACACCCCGAACGGCTTCGACGAAGTGCTCGCCGCGGCAGCGGAATGCGATCTGCTGGTGATCGTCGGGGCGACCGGCGGCGGTGCGGCCGATCAACTGCGCACAGCGGTGGCCCGCGCGCAGGCCAGGATACTGGTGCACCGCCTGCGCCTGCGTCCGGGCGGTTCCACCCTGGTCGCCGAACTCCCCAGCGGCACCACGGTTCTCGGCCTGCCGGGGAATCCGTACGCGGCGGTCGCCACGCTGCTGGCGCTGGCACCCGCGGTGGTCGACGGCCGCACCGGCAGCACCCCTGGGCGCACCCAGTTCGGTCCGCTGCACAACGCGGGCGAGATCTCCGGACCGGTCCCCCGCATCGTGCCCGCGCGCTACGCCGACGCGGGCGGCTGGCTGGGCGATCCGCACATCCGCACCGCCCACCTCGGCGGCCTGGTCGACCGCGACGGCCTGGTCGTCGTCCCGGCCGAGGCCGCAGACGGCGCGACGGTCGAGTTCCTGCCGCTACCCAGGTGA